Proteins co-encoded in one Novipirellula artificiosorum genomic window:
- a CDS encoding RNA polymerase sigma factor, which translates to MDHIATLSNEDLKDLGNQGFTLALRLLSHREDAADAVQDAMHQLFRKHASFDSGRGSLKSWFLRIVKNRCMDMRRKAQPVSAGSDFDPLDRSSGLPQDNLVKKEGVDIVRDALNQLSEESREILLLRDFHGLRYAEIADVLGISPGTVMSRLHRSREKLREQISHTGGRDKHVQL; encoded by the coding sequence ATGGACCACATCGCAACGTTATCGAACGAGGATCTGAAAGATCTGGGAAACCAGGGATTCACGTTGGCGCTGCGATTGCTAAGTCATCGAGAAGATGCAGCGGATGCGGTTCAAGACGCGATGCACCAGTTGTTCCGCAAGCATGCTTCGTTCGATTCGGGACGCGGATCCCTCAAGTCTTGGTTCTTACGGATCGTCAAGAACCGCTGCATGGACATGCGACGCAAGGCACAGCCCGTTTCCGCTGGATCAGATTTTGACCCACTCGATCGTTCTTCGGGGTTGCCCCAAGACAACCTCGTTAAGAAGGAAGGGGTGGACATTGTCCGCGACGCATTAAACCAACTTTCCGAAGAATCGCGAGAGATCTTATTGTTACGAGATTTTCATGGACTCCGCTATGCAGAGATTGCGGACGTGCTCGGTATTTCGCCGGGCACCGTCATGTCACGGCTGCATCGTTCGAGAGAAAAGTTGCGAGAACAGATTTCCCACACAGGGGGACGAGACAAGCATGTCCAGTTGTAA
- a CDS encoding anti-sigma factor family protein, translating to MSSCNQINERLSGFLDGELTQGDHQRVEVHLRSCESCREELAAMKEIKAAVSNGYVVSELDHERWEKMMNDRPARLSRGIGWTLLISGIAWILSLAIWEFAIDNDVPLHIKLPISAIWFGVLFLFLSVARQRIISYKTDKYNEVKI from the coding sequence ATGTCCAGTTGTAACCAAATCAACGAACGCCTCTCCGGCTTCCTGGATGGTGAATTGACTCAGGGCGATCACCAACGCGTTGAGGTGCATTTACGTTCCTGCGAAAGCTGTCGAGAAGAGCTGGCGGCAATGAAAGAAATCAAAGCGGCTGTTTCGAATGGTTATGTTGTATCCGAACTGGATCACGAAAGATGGGAGAAGATGATGAATGACCGACCTGCACGTTTGAGCCGTGGAATCGGCTGGACGCTGTTGATCTCTGGGATCGCTTGGATCTTGAGCCTAGCGATCTGGGAGTTCGCAATCGATAACGATGTACCCCTTCACATCAAATTGCCCATCAGTGCGATTTGGTTCGGCGTCCTGTTTCTATTCCTGTCGGTTGCGCGGCAGCGGATCATTTCCTATAAGACGGACAAATACAACGAGGTAAAGATCTAA
- a CDS encoding YbjQ family protein, with translation MNVVTTEQVAGRTITESLGLVRGNTIRARHIGNDIIAGFRNIVGGEIHEYAKLMGEAREQAIDRMVAEAKELGADAVVNVRFSTSVIMGGAAEMLAYGTAVKLDEADH, from the coding sequence ATGAATGTGGTAACAACCGAACAAGTTGCCGGTCGAACCATCACGGAATCTCTGGGGCTTGTCCGTGGCAACACGATACGCGCTCGGCATATCGGAAACGATATCATCGCAGGATTCCGCAACATCGTCGGTGGCGAAATTCACGAGTATGCCAAGCTGATGGGCGAAGCTCGTGAACAGGCGATCGATCGGATGGTTGCCGAAGCAAAGGAACTCGGCGCCGATGCGGTCGTCAACGTTCGCTTCTCGACTTCGGTCATTATGGGCGGAGCAGCGGAGATGCTCGCCTACGGAACGGCCGTGAAGCTGGATGAAGCGGACCACTGA
- a CDS encoding creatininase family protein encodes MRPWILAETNYANVSQVKYEVAVLPFGATEPHNLHLPYGTDTFEADAIATLACEAAWKQDAKVFMLPTLPYGTETNMAKCALAMNVNPSTIGLVIRDLVESLSRHGIKKVVLLNGHGGNEFKPLIRELMGQTSSHLFLCNWFRELTADVQPEIFDDPGDHAGEMETSLGLAYFGHLVRRNDDGSLAADEGSVKPARLRAIQRGWVNLSRPWHLLTTNTGCGNPHPASAQKGEMLMQVMVDRLSSFLVELAASELDETFPF; translated from the coding sequence ATGCGACCATGGATCTTAGCCGAAACCAATTACGCGAACGTTTCGCAGGTGAAGTACGAAGTCGCGGTCTTGCCGTTCGGAGCGACCGAGCCGCACAATCTGCATCTGCCCTACGGAACGGACACGTTCGAGGCCGATGCGATTGCAACGCTGGCTTGCGAGGCTGCCTGGAAGCAAGACGCAAAGGTCTTCATGTTGCCAACTCTTCCGTATGGTACCGAGACCAACATGGCGAAGTGTGCCTTGGCCATGAACGTGAACCCCAGCACCATCGGCTTGGTGATTCGCGACTTGGTCGAATCGCTATCGAGACATGGCATCAAAAAGGTGGTCCTGCTCAATGGCCATGGTGGCAATGAATTCAAACCGCTGATTCGTGAACTGATGGGGCAAACCTCATCGCATCTCTTCCTCTGCAATTGGTTTCGGGAACTCACCGCAGATGTGCAGCCAGAGATCTTTGACGATCCAGGTGACCACGCCGGAGAGATGGAAACGTCCCTCGGATTGGCCTATTTTGGTCACTTGGTCCGCAGGAACGACGACGGTTCGTTGGCGGCCGACGAGGGATCGGTCAAACCAGCGCGGCTTCGTGCAATCCAGCGAGGCTGGGTCAACCTTTCGCGTCCATGGCATTTGTTGACAACCAACACCGGTTGTGGAAACCCGCATCCCGCATCCGCCCAAAAGGGAGAAATGCTGATGCAAGTCATGGTGGATCGCTTGTCAAGTTTCTTGGTGGAATTGGCAGCATCCGAACTCGACGAGACGTTCCCGTTTTAG
- the leuS gene encoding leucine--tRNA ligase, giving the protein MPRYNPAEIEPRWQAFWDENRTFATPEVPTGKKRYVLDMFPYPSGDGLHVGHPEGYTATDIVSRFARMRGESVLHPMGFDAFGLPAEEHAISTGEHPRIQTQRNIDTFTRQLKMLGFSYDWTRVLATTDEAYFRWTQWIFTVLYDTWFDNEVQKGRPISELPIPEDVQSAGRTAVEGYRDSHRLAYQDDALVNWCPALGTVLANEEVQDGKSERGSHPVKRIPLRQWMLRITSYAERLLDGLDDLDWPTGIKKLQQDWIGRSTGAEVDFFLGDLSEFESWKTSRTASGMPNTVIDSALRVYTTRPDTLFGATYMVVSPEHPLIKRLATAEQADEVKAYCEKASFKSDRERTEGDRQKTGVFTGSHAINPVNQQPIPIWVADYVLAGYGTGAIMAVPAHDERDFEFAKQYDLKVIPVVDPAVDHPNREAILAGDVCFVAEGKAINSAEFDGKTTAEVKASVTASLAQAGMGAEAVNYKLRDWLFSRQRFWGEPFPILHELDANGNATGLKRAVDPADLPVRLPELEDFKPHGRPEPPLAKADDDWLYVTIDGVRYRRETNTMPQWAGSCWYYLRYIDPNNDQCFVDPEKEKQWMPVDLYVGGAEHAVLHLLYSRFWHKVLYDRGHVSTPEPFGRLINQGMILGEVEFSGYVDGDGEPVSSTDVRRDREGGHVSVNGQPVESVVVDEDDVEKQGEGFVLKSKKQIKVDSRAHKMSKSRGNVVNPDLVVREYGADALRLYEMFMGPLEATKPWAMTGVGGVRNFLDRVWRMIIDQDADELTVVDAIVEEPCDQDQLRVLHQTIRKVTEDCESLSFNTAIAKMMECTNFFTRSEKRPKTAMLTFLKLLSPFAPHLCEELWQLLGQEGSISKQAWPVWDESALVESSIEVPVQINGKIKAKINVPPDISKDDLAKIALADEKVAALIEGKTIIKQIVVPGRLVNLVVK; this is encoded by the coding sequence ATGCCCCGATACAATCCTGCCGAAATCGAACCTCGCTGGCAAGCTTTCTGGGACGAAAACCGCACCTTCGCCACTCCCGAGGTCCCCACGGGCAAGAAACGCTACGTTTTGGACATGTTTCCCTACCCCAGCGGTGATGGGCTGCATGTCGGGCATCCCGAAGGCTATACGGCGACCGATATCGTTTCCCGGTTTGCTCGGATGCGAGGTGAATCGGTGCTGCATCCGATGGGTTTTGACGCTTTCGGCTTGCCGGCCGAAGAACATGCGATCAGCACCGGCGAACACCCGCGAATCCAAACTCAGCGAAACATCGACACGTTTACGCGGCAACTCAAAATGCTCGGGTTCAGCTATGACTGGACCCGCGTTTTGGCGACGACGGACGAAGCCTACTTTCGCTGGACCCAGTGGATTTTCACGGTCCTTTACGATACGTGGTTCGACAACGAGGTTCAGAAGGGTCGGCCGATCTCCGAGTTGCCGATTCCCGAAGACGTTCAGAGCGCAGGCCGCACGGCGGTCGAAGGCTATCGCGATTCACACCGCTTGGCCTATCAAGACGATGCGTTGGTCAACTGGTGCCCTGCTCTCGGCACGGTGCTGGCCAACGAAGAAGTCCAAGACGGCAAGAGCGAACGAGGTAGCCATCCGGTCAAACGCATTCCGTTAAGACAATGGATGTTACGAATCACCTCCTACGCCGAGCGCCTGCTTGATGGGCTGGATGACCTCGATTGGCCAACCGGAATCAAAAAGCTTCAACAAGATTGGATCGGTCGCAGCACCGGCGCAGAAGTCGATTTTTTTCTCGGCGATCTGTCCGAGTTTGAGTCTTGGAAAACAAGCCGCACAGCATCGGGAATGCCTAACACCGTGATTGACTCGGCGCTACGTGTCTACACGACACGGCCCGACACGCTTTTCGGAGCAACCTACATGGTGGTCTCCCCAGAGCATCCGCTGATCAAGCGTTTGGCTACGGCGGAGCAAGCCGACGAAGTCAAAGCGTATTGTGAAAAGGCATCCTTCAAATCTGACCGCGAACGGACCGAAGGCGATCGGCAAAAAACAGGTGTCTTCACCGGATCGCATGCGATCAACCCCGTCAATCAACAACCGATCCCGATTTGGGTCGCCGATTACGTGCTTGCGGGCTATGGCACCGGAGCGATCATGGCGGTGCCTGCTCATGATGAACGCGACTTTGAATTCGCCAAGCAATATGATTTGAAGGTGATCCCCGTCGTTGACCCAGCGGTCGACCATCCCAACCGTGAGGCGATTCTCGCCGGGGATGTGTGCTTTGTCGCCGAGGGCAAAGCGATCAACAGCGCGGAGTTTGACGGAAAGACTACGGCCGAGGTCAAAGCGAGCGTCACCGCGTCGCTTGCGCAAGCGGGGATGGGGGCCGAAGCGGTCAATTACAAACTGCGTGATTGGTTGTTCAGTCGCCAGCGATTCTGGGGCGAGCCCTTCCCGATCCTGCACGAGCTTGATGCGAATGGGAACGCGACGGGGCTGAAACGTGCAGTTGATCCAGCCGATTTGCCCGTACGCCTTCCGGAGCTTGAAGATTTCAAGCCACACGGTCGCCCCGAACCGCCACTTGCCAAAGCTGATGACGATTGGTTGTACGTCACGATTGACGGCGTACGTTATCGCCGCGAAACCAACACAATGCCCCAGTGGGCCGGATCGTGTTGGTATTACCTGCGCTACATTGATCCCAACAACGATCAGTGCTTCGTCGATCCGGAAAAAGAAAAGCAATGGATGCCCGTCGATTTGTATGTCGGAGGCGCCGAACACGCCGTGCTGCATTTGCTGTATTCGCGGTTTTGGCACAAAGTGCTCTATGATCGTGGTCACGTCAGCACGCCAGAACCGTTCGGCCGTTTGATCAACCAAGGCATGATTCTTGGCGAAGTCGAATTTTCCGGCTATGTCGATGGCGATGGTGAACCGGTGTCTTCAACCGATGTGCGTCGTGATCGTGAAGGAGGTCATGTCAGTGTCAACGGACAACCCGTTGAATCGGTCGTGGTCGACGAAGACGACGTGGAAAAGCAAGGCGAAGGCTTTGTGCTGAAGTCCAAAAAGCAGATCAAAGTCGACAGCCGTGCTCACAAGATGTCCAAGAGCCGAGGCAATGTCGTGAACCCTGACTTGGTCGTCCGTGAATACGGTGCGGATGCGCTGCGGCTCTATGAAATGTTCATGGGGCCCTTGGAAGCGACGAAGCCGTGGGCCATGACAGGTGTTGGTGGCGTGCGCAACTTCCTCGACCGAGTGTGGCGCATGATCATCGATCAAGACGCAGACGAGTTGACGGTCGTCGACGCGATCGTGGAGGAGCCCTGCGACCAAGACCAATTACGAGTGCTGCATCAAACGATCCGCAAGGTCACCGAAGACTGCGAATCACTCAGTTTCAACACGGCGATCGCCAAGATGATGGAATGCACCAATTTCTTTACGCGAAGCGAAAAACGCCCCAAAACAGCGATGCTGACCTTTCTTAAACTCCTCTCACCGTTTGCTCCCCATTTGTGCGAAGAGCTCTGGCAGTTGTTAGGCCAAGAGGGTTCCATCTCGAAGCAAGCTTGGCCAGTCTGGGACGAGTCGGCGTTAGTCGAAAGCAGCATCGAAGTCCCCGTTCAAATCAACGGGAAGATCAAGGCCAAAATCAACGTACCTCCCGATATCAGCAAAGACGACTTGGCCAAAATCGCACTGGCAGACGAAAAGGTTGCGGCGTTGATCGAAGGCAAGACGATCATCAAACAAATCGTCGTCCCAGGACGGTTGGTGAACCTAGTCGTCAAATAG
- a CDS encoding tetratricopeptide repeat protein, producing MQILRTIVDFLRLPLAPLSCALVVLLLSGCGVRAPIHFWQPPIVQSAVGKRVAVSKVAGPEEIADRIHERLLASPPNDTGRQLKLVNTEKLQAKTAIQLVSAIDDQTSDVALASVARREGYDYMLRGEVLTQRDYGQKKDSIDRLIMSWRLTSMDNQNPSSGRPVVIDEQFAIERYPDLVLMPDPTDRLVTAAVRETYRLITPSIEREKVPLAVPRWMPGSQAVRRGNAAARTGDWAGAEQIWKQVAEQHPMQSAAVHNLALAAAAAQDFSQAKKLARQAIRQHPTPMYQKTMVWIEQKQRDYHEAFNLPDPPEGWFVTRR from the coding sequence ATGCAAATCCTCCGCACGATTGTCGATTTTCTTCGGTTGCCCTTGGCGCCTCTTTCGTGTGCGCTCGTTGTTTTGTTGCTCAGTGGCTGCGGCGTGCGCGCTCCGATCCATTTTTGGCAGCCTCCGATCGTTCAATCCGCGGTCGGTAAACGGGTGGCCGTCTCCAAAGTGGCGGGGCCAGAGGAGATCGCCGACCGAATCCACGAAAGACTACTGGCCTCCCCCCCCAATGATACCGGCCGGCAACTGAAACTGGTCAATACCGAAAAATTGCAAGCAAAGACCGCGATTCAGCTGGTGTCGGCCATCGACGATCAGACCAGCGACGTGGCATTGGCATCGGTCGCCCGTCGTGAAGGCTATGACTACATGCTTCGCGGCGAGGTTCTGACCCAGCGCGACTATGGGCAAAAAAAAGACTCAATCGACCGGCTGATCATGTCTTGGCGTTTAACCTCGATGGACAACCAAAACCCCTCAAGCGGCCGGCCCGTTGTGATTGACGAGCAGTTCGCGATCGAACGATATCCCGACTTGGTCTTGATGCCCGATCCGACCGATCGGCTGGTAACGGCTGCGGTCCGCGAAACTTACCGGCTGATTACCCCGTCGATCGAACGAGAAAAAGTGCCCTTAGCGGTGCCAAGGTGGATGCCGGGCAGCCAAGCGGTTCGCCGCGGGAATGCGGCAGCACGAACCGGCGATTGGGCTGGGGCAGAGCAGATTTGGAAGCAAGTGGCCGAGCAGCACCCGATGCAGTCCGCGGCGGTTCACAACTTGGCCTTGGCCGCGGCCGCGGCTCAAGATTTCTCGCAAGCTAAAAAACTCGCTCGTCAAGCGATTCGCCAACATCCAACGCCGATGTATCAAAAGACGATGGTATGGATCGAACAAAAACAGCGTGATTACCACGAGGCCTTCAACCTGCCCGACCCACCCGAAGGGTGGTTTGTAACGCGGCGGTAA